Proteins encoded together in one Synechococcus sp. BL107 window:
- the sufC gene encoding Fe-S cluster assembly ATPase SufC, whose protein sequence is MIRPDAELLLDITDLHASVEDQPILKGVNLQVRAGEIHAVMGRNGSGKSTLSKVLAGHPAYRVTSGTVRYRGENLFELEAEERARLGVFLGFQYPVEIPGVSNLEFLRVATNARRLKQNLEELDTFDFEDHVHERLKVVQMDPAFLERSVNEGFSGGEKKRNEILQMALLEPVVAILDETDSGLDIDALRIVAGGVNQLANADNAMLLITHYQRLLDEITPDYVHVMAAGRILRTGGRELALELEQTGYDWVDKELAAQGVA, encoded by the coding sequence GTGATTCGCCCCGACGCCGAGCTTCTCCTCGACATCACTGATCTACACGCCTCTGTGGAAGATCAGCCGATCTTGAAGGGTGTGAATCTTCAGGTTCGGGCTGGCGAGATCCATGCCGTGATGGGTCGCAATGGCAGTGGTAAAAGCACCCTTTCTAAGGTTCTTGCAGGTCATCCCGCTTATCGCGTCACCTCCGGAACGGTGCGCTATCGCGGCGAGAATTTGTTTGAGCTCGAAGCTGAGGAGCGGGCTCGTCTTGGTGTGTTCCTAGGTTTCCAATATCCGGTTGAAATCCCTGGAGTGAGCAACTTGGAGTTTCTGCGGGTTGCCACCAATGCGCGGCGCCTGAAGCAAAACCTCGAGGAGCTCGACACGTTTGACTTTGAAGACCATGTGCATGAACGCTTGAAGGTGGTGCAGATGGATCCCGCCTTCCTGGAGCGCAGCGTTAATGAAGGCTTTTCTGGTGGCGAAAAAAAACGCAACGAGATCCTGCAGATGGCATTGCTTGAGCCCGTTGTGGCGATCCTCGATGAAACCGATTCAGGCTTGGACATCGACGCCCTGCGCATCGTCGCCGGTGGTGTGAATCAGTTGGCCAATGCAGACAACGCCATGTTGTTAATTACCCACTACCAACGCTTGCTTGATGAAATCACCCCGGACTATGTCCATGTGATGGCAGCGGGCCGCATCCTTCGGACTGGCGGTCGCGAGTTGGCACTGGAACTAGAACAGACCGGTTACGACTGGGTGGACAAAGAGCTCGCAGCCCAGGGAGTCGCTTAG